The region TTCCGGTTTCAGAACTGCCGTTCAGCGGGCCTGGCCGGATCACTGAACCGCCAAGGGTAAACGTTCTGAAGTGGTCGGATGAGGAACAGCACATTCTGAGGCAGATTGACGCGCAGCACCCGGTCGGTGAACTGGCTGTCAGCCCGGCTGCCGTACGCCTGATTCTGACCCTGATCCGGATGGGGCTGCTGGTACCAACGCGTTCGCGGCTGGCGCGGCTCACCGTGGTCATGACCCGTCAGGTTCAGGGCATGGTGCTGGTCGACGAGGTGATCTGCCGGCGCTGGCACGAAGCGCTTCAACGGCCTCCAGCGCGCGTGGCCGTCAAGACCGGGTGTGGCATGGTTCATACGCTGGCCGTGTGCTCCGCGCCGGACCTTGGCCGCCAACTTCTGATTCCCCCTGAGCTGTTACTTCAGACCGGCATTCAGGGTGGAGACAGCGTGCTGGTGCAGCCAGTCTGAAGACACGGGTGTTGCGCGGTGCTGGTGCGCCCCGGTCTACCCGGCAGCAGATCCATGCACAGGTGCCCCGTTAGACTGGACGGCGGTATGTCCGTCCAGTTCACCGCCACTGCCCTTGCCCGCGCCGTCACGGCCGGCGAAACCACCCCTCAGGCCCTGCTGGATCAGGCTGTTGCCCGCGCTGAGGCTGCCAGCACCCTCAACGCACTGGTCAGCCTGAACGAGCAGGCCGGCGCCCAGGCTGCTGAAGTCAGCCGGCGACTGGCGGGTGGGGAAGCCCTGCCGCTCGCCGGGGTACCGGTGATCGTGAAGGACAACATTAATGTGTCCGGCACGCGCACCACCTGCGGCAGCCGCATCCTGGCCACCTATGTCAGTCCATACACGGCAACCGCTGCGCAGCGCCTGATCGACGCTGGGGCGGTCATCGTGGGCAAGGCCAACATGGACGAGTTCGCCATGGGCTCCAGCACCGAGAGCAGCGCTTCGGGTCCTACGCTCAATCCTTGGGACCTGTCGCGTGTTCCCGGCGGCAGCAGCGGCGGCAGCGCCGTGGCGGTTGCGGCCAACCTCACCCCGGTCAGCCTGGGAAGTGATACCGGCGGTAGCGTCCGGCAGCCTGCGGCCCTGACGGGCGTGTACGGACTTAAGCCCACCTATGGCCGGGTGTCGCGTTACGGGCTGGTCGCGTATGCCAGTAGCCTGGATCAGATCGGGCCGTTTGCCCGCAGCGCTGCAGACCTCGCGCTGCTGATGAATGTCGTGGCGGGGCATGACCCCCGGGACGCCACCAGCCTGGAGGCTCCGGCCCGGTTCCAGGCCGGAGCCCCCGAGGACCTCAAGGGGCTGCGCGTGGGCGTGATCCGCGAGAGCCTCGGGGGGAACACCTCTGCTGTTGACGCTGCGTTGAACACTACCCTGGAAGCCCTGCGCGCAGGAGGTGCCACAACCGGTGAAGTCAGCATTCCGGACCTGAGTCACGCCATTGCTGCGTACTACCTGATTGCCATGCCCGAGGCGAGCAGCAACTTGGCCCGCTACGACGGCATGGTCTATGGTCAGCGTGCTCCGGGCAGCGACGTGAGCGAAGTCATGACCCTGACGCGCGAACACGGATTTGGCCGGGAGGTACAGCGCCGGATCATGATCGGAACGTATGCGCTCTCCAGCGGGTATTACGACGCCTACTACAGCAAGGCGATGAAGGTCCGGCGACTGATCGCGCAGGAATTCAGCCGTGCCTTTCAGGAATATGATGTGCTGGTCACACCCACCAGCCCATTCCCGGCCTTCCGGCGCGGCGAAAAGACCAGTGATCCGCTGGCCATGTACGCCGCTGACGTGGACACGGTGGCGGTGAATCTCGCCGGGTTGCCTGCCATCAGTATTCCAGCCGGATTTGACCTGGCCGAGGGCGGTGTGAGACTGCCAGTAGGCGTTCAGTTCATTGCTCCGGCACTGAAAGACGAACTGCTGGTGCAGCTTGCCGGGGCCCTGGAGGGCATAGGCGCCGTTCAACTCGACAGCCCTGCCGGGTACGCAGCCCCCTGATCAGGCCCAGGCGCGCACGACCTTCAGCTGCTCTCCGTCTCCGTCCACGACTGCCACCAGCTGACCTTCCAGGGTCACGACGTGCCGCCCCTGCGCCGTGTGCCGGGGGCGTTTTCCCTGCCGAAGTTCCAGGGCCAGCCGTTCGCTGGCCTGGATCCGGGGAAAGTCCAGCGCTTCCAGATCGGGAATGCCCGGCGCTTCGGCCAGGTCCTCAAGTGACACCGCGCCGCTCAGGTCGTACCGGCCGACCCGGGTGCGGACCAGTCCGGCCAGGTGGGCGGGGACGCCCAGGGCAGCGCCCAGATCACGGGCCAGCGAGCGCAGATAGGTGCCACTGCCGACGCTGGCCCGCAGCAGGAGCGTGGGGAACTCACCCAGCGGCTCTGGCAGAGAAAAGGCCTGGCCCTGTGGATCTGGCGACCAGCCTTCAGGAGTTGCGGAAAACATGCGCGGTGCTGCCTGCACACTGGGGTAAACCCTAAGCAGGTCCAGCGAATGAATCACGATGTTCCGTGCAGGCAACTCGAGTGTGCCCCCAGCACGCGCCACAGCGTAGGCGCGCTGCCCGCCCAGCTGAATGGCGCTGTACTGGGGAGGAATCTGCTGCTGCGGGCCGCAGAACGTGGTCAGCATCCCTCGGATGTGGTCCTCATCGAGTGGGGGAACCGGCGCTGTAGCGTCCACCGGACCCTCAGCGTCCAGAGTCGGTGTGCCGGCACCCAGGCTGACCCACGCAAGGTAGTCCTTGCTGTCGTGCTCCATGAACTGCACAACCTTGGTGCTGTCATCCACACACAGCACCAGAACGCCGGTCGCCAGGGGGTCCAGAGTGCCGGTGTGTCCTACCCGCCGGGTTCCGCGCGCGCGGCGTGCGCGGTTCACCACGTCGTGCGACGTGAGGTTCAGCGGCTTGTCCACAGCAAGTACAGGCATGGACGGAGCGTAGCATTGGCGGAGTCACAGCCCGGAACGGGAGCAGGCGTCATACACTGGCGGGCGTGTTACGTGCCGCCTTCTGGTTCACCGCCCTGATTTTTGTGCCGTTGGGGTTGTTTCTCTACTTTCTGCCACCGACAGTGGCGTCTCTGGTCGGGGTCTCCCCGCTCTGGCTGGCACGCGCCTCCGGCGGTCTGGTGTTTGTGTGGGGTGCCTTTCTGCTGGCGGCCAGCGCGGCACCTGACGGCCTCAAGGTCGGCGCCCTGGTGGCTGGAAATCTGCTGAGCGTGGCCACCCTGCTTCCGGCGGTCATCCGCCAGGGCGAGCAGATGCCGCCATCAGTCCGAACGGCCCTGCTGGCCCTGTGCGCGCTGCTGACTCTGCTGGCGGTTGTCACACTGCTTTCCCTGCCTTCACGCCGGAGCCGTCTGTGAGCGGCGAGCGTCTTCAGAAGCGTCTGGCGCGCGCCGGAATTGCCTCTCGCCGTGCGGCCGAAGAGATGATCACTGCTGGCCGGGTCACGGTCAACGGCGTGGTCGCCCACCTGGGACAGACCGTTACGGACGCTGATGACGTGCGGGTCGACGGCAGCCTGGTGGACTCCACAGCGGTGCCGGCTGTGACCTACGCGCTATACAAACCGCGTGGATATGTCACCACCGCGCGCGACGAGTATGGACGCCGCAACGTGCTTGACGCCATGCCCGAGATTCCTGGCCTGCATCCAGTAGGCCGGCTGGACAGGGATTCCGAGGGCCTGCTGCTGCTGACCACCGACGGCCAGCTGACCCTGACCATGACGCACCCTCGTTACGGCCATGAAAAGGCTTACCGGGCCTGGACCGAGGGACCTCATGACCCGACCCAGGGGGAGCTTGATACCCTGGTCAGCGGCGTGGAACTCGAAGATGGCCCTGCCAGGGCAGTGAGTGCCAGCCCGGCGTATGGTGGCGCCTTCGTGGTGCTGGGCGAGGGCCGCAACCGTCAGGTGCGCCGGATGCTGGAGGCCGTCGGGCATCCGGTCAGCCGGTTGCTGCGTTACCGCGTCGGTGGCCTGTGGCTGGGAGATATGGAAGTGGGCGAGTACCGCGAACTGACCCGCAAGGACCTGGATGAGCTGGTCAACCCGGCAAGCATCCCGCGCGCCAGCTGGCAGCGCTCCTGGGAGCACGCGCAGCAACGCTGGGGATAGGTCCGCGCCAGGTCTGGTATACTGTTTCTTTGCGGGGGAATGCTCGGTCGCGCTTGAGCGTGAGTTCAGGTGAGGAAAGTCCGGGCACCGCAGGGCAGGATGCCAGCTAACGGCTGGTCGGTGAGTCAAGCGCCTGCATGTGCGCCGATTTCAGCATGCGGGTGGCGGCGAAGCCGAAGGATAGTGCCACAGAAACCAGACCGCCATGTCCACGGGTGCACCGGCGCGCACGGGCATGGTCAGGGTGAAACGGTGCGGTAAGAGCGCACCAGGCTGCCTGGAGACAGGCGGCGCTGGTAAACCCCATCTGGTGCAAGACCCGACAGTGCGCGAGGGTGGCCCGCCCGTTGACCGCCAGGATGGTTGCTTGAGGCAGCTGGCAACAGCTGTCCCAGAGAGATGACCGTGCAGCCGCCCCCCGGGGCGGTGGACAGAACCCGGCTTACAGTTCCCCCGCTCCGAAAAGTACCCCGGCCATGGCCGGGGTAACTTCTTTGTCACACGCTGTCGAACGTGAGCAACTTTTAGCGGCGAAGGTCCAGGGCGCACATCACGAGTCCCGCAATCAACAGGAGGCCCCCCAGTGGGGTGACGGCGCCCAGCCACCGCATCCCGGTCAGCGCCAGGATGTACAGGGAGCCGCTGAAGATCAGCAGGCCTATAAGCAGCAGCACCAGCCCCCGGGTGTGCTGGACATGTGGTGCCAGCGCAATCACAGCCAGGGCTGAGTACATGTGGTACCGCACGCCGATTTCAAATGTAGCCAGCATCTGTGGGTCCAGCCGCGATTTCAGGCCATGGGCCCCGAATGCACCCAGCGCTATACCCAGGGCGGCCATAAGGACGCCGGCTTGCAGAAGTGTCAGAGGAAGCATCAGGGGCAGGGTAGGGGAGACTCGGGTGGGGAATTGTCCCACGCGTCTGCCCATCCTCTGGCCCGCTGTACGGAAATGGTAATTTGATGTCAGGGGCGGCGTTTCTGCGTGCTTCTGTCCCGAATTCCTGTCCGGTTGCCCAGCAGCAGAACCACCCCTGAGTGGGAAAGGCAGGAGATGACCGGAGAATTTGGGGGAAAAAGTGGGAGCCAGTGGTAAATGGTGGTAAGGCTTGTTACACTCCTTTTGGCAGCCTGAAGTCTTTGCTCATGCATGTTTCAGGTTGCTTTGCCCTGACGGCCCCTGCTCTGCTCTGGTGGGACCGCGTGGGAAAGGAGCCCAGTGCCGTTCGGAGAGTACCCGTACACCATCGACGACAAAGGACGCGTGGTCATGCCACCGCCCTTCAGAGAATTCGTCGAGGACGGAATGATTCTCACGCGCGGAATGGAGGGCTGTTTGTACGTATTTCCGCTGGCCAGCTGGCGACGCGTTGAAGAACAACTCGAAGGTCTTCCTCTCACGGACGCCGAATCTCGGGCGTTCGTGCGCTTTTTTTACTCCGGGGCCAACAAGGCCCGGCTGGACAACCAGAGCCGGGTCTCAGTACCGCAGACTCTCCGAACCTTCGCAGGCCTGGACGGTGACGTGATCGTGGCGGGGGCTCCCGGTCGCCTTGAACTGTGGAACCCGGGGCGCTGGGAAGAAGCCATCAACGCAGTGCAGCACACGCCTCCCAAACCTGACCTTCTCGCCAACTTTGTGGCGTAATAACTATGACCCTACCTGAAGACACAACAACCGCGGAATCCCTGATCCATACCTCTGTTCTCTCGGCCGAGGTGCTGGAGGCTCTGGCCCCCACCCCCGGAAAAACAATTGTTGACGGCACACTTGGCGGCGCGGGGCACACGCGGCTGCTTCTGGAAGCCGGTGCTCACGTGTACGGCATTGACCAGGACCCATTTGCTCTGGACCGTGCCCGTGAGGCCGGACTGCCGAATCTCACCGTGCTGCAGGGCAACTACCGCGATATGGTCTCCCTGCTGGAGCAGGCAGGCGTGTCGCAGGTGGACGGCATCCTGCTCGACATCGGTGTCAGCAGCTTTCAGCTTGACGATGCTGGTCGCGGGTTTTCCTATCACACCGAAGCCCCTCTCGACATGCGCATGAGCCAGAGTGGAGAATCGGCCGCCGACGTCGTGAACACCTACGAAGAAGAGGATCTCGCCGCCATCATCTACGAATATGGAGAAGACCGCCTGTCGCGCCGCATTGCCCGGGCCATTGGGCAGGCGCGTCAGAAGGCGCCCATCGAGACCACCGTGCAGCTCGCCGAGATCGTGAAGCGGGCCTACCCCGGCTTCTCCAAGGGCATCCACCCGGCGCGGCGCACCTTTCAGGCCCTCAGGATTCATGTCAACGACGAACTGGGCGCGCTGCGTGACGGGCTTCAGGCAGCTGAAACCCTGCTGCGCCCGGGAGGCCGTCTGGCGGTCATCAGCTTCCATTCGCTCGAGGACCGCATCGTCAAACGCTTCCTGCTGGGCAGCGAGGTACTTCAGCCTTTGACCAAGCGGCCGGTAGTAGCCTCCGACGAGGAACAGGCAATCAATCCCCGGTCCCGAAGTGCCAAGTTGCGCGCCGCAGAGCGCGTCGTGGTTCAGGAGGCCTCATGATGGCCCGTCCCCCGGCTGGCGGCTGGTGGACGGATGTGGACCTCAGCTTCGTGACCTGGCGTGGACGCGCAGTGCGCTATGTGCTGATTTATCTGGCTCTGGCAGTCGCTCTGGTCGGCCTCAGGATGGGAACACAGCAGATCCGCCCCGGCCTGATCACTGCTCAACAGCGCGAAGCTGCGCTGATCAGCCAGCGCGACGACCTGCAATTGCGCATTCAGATTCTGGAAAATCCGCAGTTGGTCCGTGATTGGGCGTTTGCTAACGGCATGCAGCGGTTTGCCCAGGCTCCCAAAACCATGCAGGACTTGCCTCCTGCCCCCAGCACCGCAGCCCGAGTTGCAGCTCCGAAGCGCACCGTGGAGGTAAGAACGCAATGGAAGTAAAGATCCGAAACCGTTCGCGCATCATGCAGGTCATTGCTCTCCTGATCTTCATGACACTGGTGTGGGCCTATGCCCAGCTGGAATGGGGGGTGCCGCAGGGGGTCAAGCGCAAGGTGGTGCAGTTGCGCGGAACCATCACCACGGCAGACGGCAAAGTGCTGGCACGCAGCAGTGTGGACGGCAAGCGGGTCTATCCCCAGGGGAAGCTTGCGGGTCAGATCGTCGGCATGATGGGAGCCACCGAGGGTCTGGAGGGCCTGGAATTCGCCTACAACCGGGTCCTTGAGTCAGGCACTGACGTGCGGCTGACGCTGGACACCCGGATCCAGGCCTCTGCCGAAGCGGCACTGAGCGCTGCCGTTCCGCGTCACCAGGCCGAATATGGCTCGGTGGTGGTCATGGAAACCCGGACCGGGCGCATTCTGGCTGCGGCCAGCTACCCCTCGTTCGACCCCAACCGCTGGCGGGACTTCAGCCAGGACGACCGCCGTAACCGGCCCTTTCTGGACGTTTTCGAGCCGGGCTCAACCATCAAAGGTCTGGTGGTGGCCGCGGCCATGAACGAAGGTCTGACCACGCCGAACACCGAATACGAGACCCCGATGCGGCGCTATATCGGCGGCCGCTGGGGAAGCACCATCGGAGACGTCGTGGCGCACCCGCTGCGCCTCACCACTCAGCAGATACTGCGATACAGCAGTAACGTTGGTATGTCTCATATCGTAGAGAACTTTCCGTCGGCAGAACTGCGTGATTACCTGACGCAATTTGGCTTCGGGCGCGACGTCAGTCTTCCCACCGTGATGACCGCGACAGGCCGGCTGCAGCCGCTGCGCAACTGGGGAGACCTCGTACGCGCCACGAACGCCTTCGGACAGGGGATGAGCAGTACGACTCTTCAGATGGCGGCTGCCTACAATGCCCTGGCAAATGATGGACTGTACGTGTCGCCCCGGCTGGTGGAGGGTGCTGGAGGTGTGGAACGCCACGAGGTACTGCGTCCCGAAGTTGCCCGCACAACCCGCAACATGCTGCAGTTTGTTATTGAGGATGGCATTCCGACCCAGGCTGGGATTCGGGGATATGCCCTGGCTGGGAAAACAGGTACAGCGCAGGTTGTGGTCGGCAACCGTTACTCCAACAGTGTGTACAACAGCACATTTGCAGGTTTCTTCCCTGCGGACGCTCCTCGAGTCACTGTCGCCGTCATGGTGCACGGAGCCAAGGTGCGCTTTCAAGGATCACAGCTGGCGGCCCCGATCTATCAGAACATTGCAGCCGACATTCTGTCCCGCTGGGGCAGCGCTCCAGCAATAGCGCCGGAAGCAAGTGAGTAAAATATGAGCTCAAATCCGGGTTCGAGATATTACGGCGGGATCATAAATGTCCATCTCAGGGCCCTTAGGTTTTATTTGTGTATGTGAATACAATTCAACCCGAACTC is a window of Deinococcus deserti VCD115 DNA encoding:
- a CDS encoding pseudouridine synthase → MSGERLQKRLARAGIASRRAAEEMITAGRVTVNGVVAHLGQTVTDADDVRVDGSLVDSTAVPAVTYALYKPRGYVTTARDEYGRRNVLDAMPEIPGLHPVGRLDRDSEGLLLLTTDGQLTLTMTHPRYGHEKAYRAWTEGPHDPTQGELDTLVSGVELEDGPARAVSASPAYGGAFVVLGEGRNRQVRRMLEAVGHPVSRLLRYRVGGLWLGDMEVGEYRELTRKDLDELVNPASIPRASWQRSWEHAQQRWG
- a CDS encoding peptidoglycan D,D-transpeptidase FtsI family protein translates to MEVKIRNRSRIMQVIALLIFMTLVWAYAQLEWGVPQGVKRKVVQLRGTITTADGKVLARSSVDGKRVYPQGKLAGQIVGMMGATEGLEGLEFAYNRVLESGTDVRLTLDTRIQASAEAALSAAVPRHQAEYGSVVVMETRTGRILAAASYPSFDPNRWRDFSQDDRRNRPFLDVFEPGSTIKGLVVAAAMNEGLTTPNTEYETPMRRYIGGRWGSTIGDVVAHPLRLTTQQILRYSSNVGMSHIVENFPSAELRDYLTQFGFGRDVSLPTVMTATGRLQPLRNWGDLVRATNAFGQGMSSTTLQMAAAYNALANDGLYVSPRLVEGAGGVERHEVLRPEVARTTRNMLQFVIEDGIPTQAGIRGYALAGKTGTAQVVVGNRYSNSVYNSTFAGFFPADAPRVTVAVMVHGAKVRFQGSQLAAPIYQNIAADILSRWGSAPAIAPEASE
- the truB gene encoding tRNA pseudouridine(55) synthase TruB; the encoded protein is MPVLAVDKPLNLTSHDVVNRARRARGTRRVGHTGTLDPLATGVLVLCVDDSTKVVQFMEHDSKDYLAWVSLGAGTPTLDAEGPVDATAPVPPLDEDHIRGMLTTFCGPQQQIPPQYSAIQLGGQRAYAVARAGGTLELPARNIVIHSLDLLRVYPSVQAAPRMFSATPEGWSPDPQGQAFSLPEPLGEFPTLLLRASVGSGTYLRSLARDLGAALGVPAHLAGLVRTRVGRYDLSGAVSLEDLAEAPGIPDLEALDFPRIQASERLALELRQGKRPRHTAQGRHVVTLEGQLVAVVDGDGEQLKVVRAWA
- a CDS encoding DUF423 domain-containing protein, whose protein sequence is MLPLTLLQAGVLMAALGIALGAFGAHGLKSRLDPQMLATFEIGVRYHMYSALAVIALAPHVQHTRGLVLLLIGLLIFSGSLYILALTGMRWLGAVTPLGGLLLIAGLVMCALDLRR
- the rsmH gene encoding 16S rRNA (cytosine(1402)-N(4))-methyltransferase RsmH, encoding MTLPEDTTTAESLIHTSVLSAEVLEALAPTPGKTIVDGTLGGAGHTRLLLEAGAHVYGIDQDPFALDRAREAGLPNLTVLQGNYRDMVSLLEQAGVSQVDGILLDIGVSSFQLDDAGRGFSYHTEAPLDMRMSQSGESAADVVNTYEEEDLAAIIYEYGEDRLSRRIARAIGQARQKAPIETTVQLAEIVKRAYPGFSKGIHPARRTFQALRIHVNDELGALRDGLQAAETLLRPGGRLAVISFHSLEDRIVKRFLLGSEVLQPLTKRPVVASDEEQAINPRSRSAKLRAAERVVVQEAS
- the mraZ gene encoding division/cell wall cluster transcriptional repressor MraZ, which gives rise to MPFGEYPYTIDDKGRVVMPPPFREFVEDGMILTRGMEGCLYVFPLASWRRVEEQLEGLPLTDAESRAFVRFFYSGANKARLDNQSRVSVPQTLRTFAGLDGDVIVAGAPGRLELWNPGRWEEAINAVQHTPPKPDLLANFVA
- the gatA gene encoding Asp-tRNA(Asn)/Glu-tRNA(Gln) amidotransferase subunit GatA, coding for MSVQFTATALARAVTAGETTPQALLDQAVARAEAASTLNALVSLNEQAGAQAAEVSRRLAGGEALPLAGVPVIVKDNINVSGTRTTCGSRILATYVSPYTATAAQRLIDAGAVIVGKANMDEFAMGSSTESSASGPTLNPWDLSRVPGGSSGGSAVAVAANLTPVSLGSDTGGSVRQPAALTGVYGLKPTYGRVSRYGLVAYASSLDQIGPFARSAADLALLMNVVAGHDPRDATSLEAPARFQAGAPEDLKGLRVGVIRESLGGNTSAVDAALNTTLEALRAGGATTGEVSIPDLSHAIAAYYLIAMPEASSNLARYDGMVYGQRAPGSDVSEVMTLTREHGFGREVQRRIMIGTYALSSGYYDAYYSKAMKVRRLIAQEFSRAFQEYDVLVTPTSPFPAFRRGEKTSDPLAMYAADVDTVAVNLAGLPAISIPAGFDLAEGGVRLPVGVQFIAPALKDELLVQLAGALEGIGAVQLDSPAGYAAP
- a CDS encoding DUF4388 domain-containing protein translates to MVNTTISLEAFDVLELLYLLAGQRRTGALQVVHNDGRFTMWMEDGRVQALRFGPLSGSVALRQLLLDPHGHSSFLPGARLPTPLELNATLDEVVIEALLHDIPVSELPFSGPGRITEPPRVNVLKWSDEEQHILRQIDAQHPVGELAVSPAAVRLILTLIRMGLLVPTRSRLARLTVVMTRQVQGMVLVDEVICRRWHEALQRPPARVAVKTGCGMVHTLAVCSAPDLGRQLLIPPELLLQTGIQGGDSVLVQPV